The nucleotide sequence TGTCTCATTTGGAGATGTGAATATTGACGAAAATGGCATGCTTGCCGAGAAGTTTAACATTATGAGCGTTCCAACTATTTTAATTTTTAAAAACGGTTCAGTAGCTAAGCAAAGTTTAGGTTTTTCTCCAGAAGATAAGTTGAAAGACCTAATCTCTAAATATCTATAACGGGCATCAAAACGATTTATTTTCCGAGGAAAGAGGGGTATGAAAGATGAGTGAGAAAATTTATGACGTAATCATTATTGGAGCAGGTCCAGGCGGCATGACCGCGGCTGTATATACATCAAGAGCCAATTTGAAAACGCTGCTGATTGAGCGTGGAGTACCTGGCGGCCAGCTCCAAAATACAGAGGAGATTGAGAATTTCCCTAGTTATTCTCATATAGCTGGACCAGATTTAGCACAGAACATGTTTGAACATGCTTTGAAGTTTGGAGCAGAATATGAACAGGCTAATGTGAAGGATATTGTAGATGAAGGGGATGTAAAAGTCGTTCATAGTGATAATCAAACATATAAAGCACGGGCGGTCATTATCGCTACAGGCACTAAATATAAAAAGTTGGGCATCCCTGGTGAAGAGGAATTTTCGGGTCGCGGTGTCTCATGGTGTGCAGTCTGTGATGGGGCATTTTTTAGAAACAAAGAGCTTGTCGTTGTAGGCGGGGGAGATTCAGCAGTAGAAGAGTCCGTCTTCTTAACGAAATTCGCTAAAAAAGTGACTGTCCTGCATCGCCGGGACCGCTTTAGAGCCCAGCCGATTTTAGTCGACCGCATGCTTAAAAATGACAAGATTGACGTTGTTTATAACACGGTAGTAAATGAAATTGTTGGAGAAAACAAAGTAAACGCTGTTCTGCTGGAAAATACTGAAACGGGTGAAGTAACTACATTCCCGGCAGATGGAGTATTTGAATATATCGGCATGAATCCTGTATCTGAATTTGTGAGAGATTTAAAAATCACGGATGAAGAAGGGTGGATTATTACTGATGACCGAATGAAAACAGCTATTCCGGGCATTTATGCAATTGGTGATATCCGCAAAGATGCCGTTCGCCAGGTCGTCACAGCTACTGGTGACGGGTGTGTGGCAGCCATTGAAGCTCAGCACTTTGTAGAGAATTTAAAAGAACAATTAGCTACATCTCTTTCATAATTTTATTATAGCTGGACGTGGAGAAATCTGCGTCCAGCTTATTTTTTATATGCCTAATGACAAAATTATGCACATTTTTCCCTTTAGAGCCATGTTTTATCTCGTGCCTCATAATTGCTTTTTCCTAAAAAA is from Bacillus sp. PK3_68 and encodes:
- the trxA gene encoding thioredoxin yields the protein MSKVMVVNESNFDEVVSSNEVAVIKFGAPWCGPCKMIAPVLDSLSTSMENVSFGDVNIDENGMLAEKFNIMSVPTILIFKNGSVAKQSLGFSPEDKLKDLISKYL
- the trxB gene encoding thioredoxin-disulfide reductase is translated as MSEKIYDVIIIGAGPGGMTAAVYTSRANLKTLLIERGVPGGQLQNTEEIENFPSYSHIAGPDLAQNMFEHALKFGAEYEQANVKDIVDEGDVKVVHSDNQTYKARAVIIATGTKYKKLGIPGEEEFSGRGVSWCAVCDGAFFRNKELVVVGGGDSAVEESVFLTKFAKKVTVLHRRDRFRAQPILVDRMLKNDKIDVVYNTVVNEIVGENKVNAVLLENTETGEVTTFPADGVFEYIGMNPVSEFVRDLKITDEEGWIITDDRMKTAIPGIYAIGDIRKDAVRQVVTATGDGCVAAIEAQHFVENLKEQLATSLS